One genomic segment of Amycolatopsis granulosa includes these proteins:
- a CDS encoding PhoH family protein codes for MTTQRSSRKAAGRSSNSAEGTAEPPSTVPGQHTYVLDTSVLLADPWAITRFAEHAVVLPLVVISELEAKRHHPELGWFARESLRQLDDLRLKHGRLDAPIPIGDAGGTLHVELNHSDPTVLPPGFRTDSNDHRILACALNLKVERTTVTLVTKDIPLRVKAGAVGLDADEYRALEVTPSGWTGMLDVEVPQEAVDALFRDGVVDLTEYGLPEVGESPCHTGLRLVAGSGSSSALGRLTPAKKVKLVRGDREAFGLHGRSAEQRIALDLLLDPDIGIVSLGGRAGTGKSALALCAGLESVMERREHRKVVVFRPVYAVGGQDLGYLPGSEQEKMQPWAQAVFDTLGALVSQDVLDEVFDRGMLEVLPLTHIRGRSLHDSFVIVDEAQSLERNVLLTVLSRLGAASRVVLTHDVAQRDNLRVGRHDGVSAVIEKLKGHPLFAHVTLTRSERSPIAALVTEMLEDHG; via the coding sequence GTGACTACGCAGCGTTCGTCCCGTAAGGCCGCCGGCCGCTCATCGAATTCCGCGGAGGGCACCGCAGAACCCCCGAGTACCGTTCCCGGGCAGCACACCTACGTCCTGGACACCTCGGTACTGCTGGCCGACCCGTGGGCCATCACGAGATTCGCCGAGCACGCCGTGGTCCTGCCGTTGGTCGTGATCAGTGAACTGGAGGCGAAACGGCATCACCCCGAACTGGGCTGGTTCGCGCGGGAATCCCTGCGCCAGCTCGACGACCTGCGGCTCAAGCACGGCCGCCTGGACGCGCCGATCCCGATCGGTGACGCCGGCGGCACCCTGCACGTCGAGCTGAACCACTCGGACCCGACGGTCCTGCCGCCCGGGTTCCGCACCGACTCCAACGACCACCGCATCCTCGCCTGCGCCCTCAACCTCAAGGTCGAGCGCACGACGGTCACCCTGGTCACCAAGGACATCCCGTTGCGCGTCAAGGCCGGTGCGGTCGGGCTGGACGCCGACGAGTACCGCGCGCTCGAGGTCACCCCGTCCGGCTGGACCGGGATGCTCGACGTCGAGGTCCCGCAGGAAGCGGTGGACGCGTTGTTCCGCGACGGTGTCGTGGACCTAACCGAGTACGGGCTGCCCGAGGTGGGCGAGTCGCCGTGCCACACCGGTCTGCGGCTCGTCGCCGGCTCCGGCTCCTCCAGCGCACTGGGACGGCTGACCCCGGCGAAGAAGGTGAAGCTGGTGCGCGGCGACCGGGAGGCGTTCGGCCTGCACGGCCGGTCCGCCGAGCAGCGGATCGCGCTGGACCTGCTGCTCGACCCGGACATCGGCATCGTCTCCCTCGGCGGCCGGGCGGGCACCGGCAAGTCGGCGCTCGCGCTGTGCGCGGGCCTGGAGTCGGTGATGGAACGCCGCGAGCACCGGAAAGTGGTCGTGTTCCGCCCGGTGTACGCGGTCGGCGGCCAGGACCTCGGCTACCTGCCGGGGTCGGAGCAGGAGAAGATGCAGCCGTGGGCGCAGGCCGTGTTCGACACGCTCGGTGCCCTGGTCAGCCAGGACGTGCTGGACGAGGTGTTCGACCGCGGCATGCTCGAGGTCCTGCCCCTCACGCACATCCGCGGCCGTTCGCTGCACGACTCGTTCGTCATCGTCGACGAGGCGCAGTCGCTCGAACGCAACGTGCTGCTCACGGTGCTGTCCCGGCTGGGCGCGGCGTCCCGCGTGGTGCTCACCCACGACGTGGCGCAGCGCGACAACCTGCGGGTCGGCCGCCACGACGGGGTGTCGGCGGTGATCGAGAAGCTGAAGGGCCACCCGCTCTTCGCGCACGTCACGTTGACCCGCTCGGAGCGGTCGCCGATCGCGGCGCTGGTCACCGAGATGCTCGAGGACCACGGCTGA
- a CDS encoding GuaB1 family IMP dehydrogenase-related protein, with the protein MRFLDGHGPAHDLTYDDVFLVPSRSGVESRFDVDLSTVDGTGATIPIVVANMTAVAGRRMAETVARRGGLVVLPQDVDPAAVADIVAWVKHRHPVWDTPLVLTGGDAVADALNLIGKRAHGAVVVVDEDGRPRGVVDEAACTGVDRFARVAEVAYEPAVTCPLDTPPREVFERLHAAGAQVALGVDADGRLAGILTQTAALRAGIYTPAVDAQGRLRVAAAVGINGDVAAKAGSLLAAGIDTLVVDTAHGHQEKMIAALKAVRSVSPAVPVVAGNVVTAEGTRDLIAAGADVVKVGVGPGAMCTTRMMTGVGRPQFSAVLECAKAARELGKYVWADGGVRHPRDVALALAAGASAAMVGSWFAGTHESPGDLRYDEHGRPYKESFGMASKRAVGARTRTDNVFERARKALFEEGISSSRMLLDPQRPGVEDLLDSICSGVRSAFTYAGARDIEDFHRSAVVGIQSAAGFAEGRPLPAGW; encoded by the coding sequence GTGCGTTTTCTCGATGGCCACGGGCCCGCTCACGACCTCACCTACGACGATGTCTTCCTCGTCCCCAGCCGGTCGGGCGTGGAGTCGCGTTTCGACGTCGACCTGTCCACCGTCGACGGCACCGGCGCGACGATCCCGATCGTCGTCGCGAACATGACCGCCGTCGCCGGGCGGCGGATGGCCGAGACGGTCGCCCGCCGCGGCGGGCTGGTCGTCCTGCCCCAGGACGTCGACCCGGCCGCGGTCGCGGACATCGTCGCCTGGGTGAAGCACCGGCACCCCGTCTGGGACACCCCGCTGGTCCTCACCGGCGGTGACGCGGTCGCCGACGCCCTCAACCTGATCGGCAAACGCGCGCACGGCGCCGTCGTCGTGGTCGACGAGGACGGGCGCCCGCGGGGCGTCGTGGACGAGGCCGCGTGCACCGGCGTCGACCGGTTCGCGCGCGTCGCCGAGGTCGCGTACGAACCGGCCGTCACCTGCCCGCTGGACACCCCACCACGGGAGGTCTTCGAGCGCCTGCACGCCGCGGGTGCGCAGGTCGCGCTGGGCGTGGACGCCGACGGCAGGCTGGCCGGCATCCTCACCCAGACAGCGGCGCTGCGGGCCGGGATCTACACCCCGGCCGTGGACGCGCAGGGCCGGCTGCGGGTCGCGGCCGCGGTCGGGATCAACGGGGACGTGGCGGCGAAGGCCGGGTCGCTGCTGGCGGCGGGCATCGACACGCTCGTGGTGGACACCGCGCACGGCCACCAGGAGAAGATGATCGCGGCGCTGAAGGCCGTCCGCTCGGTCTCACCCGCGGTGCCGGTGGTGGCGGGCAACGTCGTCACCGCGGAGGGCACCCGCGACCTCATCGCGGCCGGGGCGGACGTGGTCAAGGTCGGCGTCGGGCCGGGCGCGATGTGCACGACCCGGATGATGACCGGCGTCGGCCGCCCGCAGTTCTCCGCGGTGCTGGAGTGCGCGAAGGCCGCGCGGGAGCTGGGCAAGTACGTGTGGGCCGACGGCGGCGTGCGGCACCCGCGGGACGTCGCGCTGGCCCTGGCGGCCGGCGCGTCCGCGGCGATGGTCGGCTCGTGGTTCGCCGGCACCCACGAATCCCCCGGCGACCTGCGCTACGACGAGCACGGACGGCCGTACAAGGAGTCGTTCGGCATGGCCAGCAAGCGTGCCGTGGGCGCCCGCACCCGCACCGACAACGTGTTCGAGCGGGCGCGCAAGGCGCTGTTCGAGGAGGGCATTTCCTCGTCGCGGATGCTGCTGGACCCGCAGCGCCCCGGGGTCGAGGACCTGCTCGACTCGATCTGCTCGGGGGTGCGGTCCGCGTTCACCTACGCGGGCGCCCGCGACATCGAGGACTTCCACCGCAGCGCGGTGGTGGGCATCCAATCGGCCGCCGGTTTCGCCGAGGGCCGGCCGCTGCCCGCGGGCTGGTGA
- a CDS encoding DUF309 domain-containing protein → MADRDRDAEGRPRNARPRDGLGRPLPYGAPGVSRQPEGLVRTPAETVTEAQRLLDAGRPFHAHEVFEDAWKSSDGPDRALWKGLAQLAVGLTHSARGNLKGASSLLARGAAAIEPYAAQAPHGIDVAGLLRWARAGTDAPQDLATPRLT, encoded by the coding sequence ATGGCCGATCGGGACCGCGACGCCGAGGGGCGGCCGCGCAACGCCCGCCCCCGCGACGGGCTCGGGCGCCCGTTGCCGTACGGAGCGCCCGGGGTGTCGCGCCAGCCGGAGGGCCTGGTGCGCACACCCGCGGAAACCGTGACGGAGGCGCAGCGCCTGCTCGACGCCGGCCGCCCGTTCCACGCGCACGAGGTGTTCGAGGACGCGTGGAAGTCCTCGGACGGGCCGGATCGCGCGTTGTGGAAGGGCCTGGCGCAGCTGGCGGTCGGGCTCACGCACTCCGCGCGGGGGAACCTCAAGGGGGCTTCCTCGCTGCTGGCCCGGGGCGCGGCCGCCATCGAGCCGTACGCGGCGCAGGCTCCGCACGGGATCGACGTGGCCGGACTGCTGCGGTGGGCGCGCGCGGGCACGGACGCGCCGCAGGACCTGGCCACCCCGCGACTGACCTGA
- a CDS encoding ABC transporter substrate-binding protein — translation MTTTRRTFLTGSLAVAATGLLAACGSSGSNPAASGGAWSFTDDLGTKVDLDARPARIAGLTDAVASLWNYGITPAAAFGYTAMADDVNFRGRDLSQVKEVGRTYGEIDIEALAAAKPDLILTHAYPVDSAGTIDRNAPLYGFKDVTQQRAVAEIAPIVALKMAGSATGVVNRTAELARALGTEPAAAGRQDYENARTRLQNAAAKGLTVMAVAAYPGDGVYIAKAADDPALRSYTELGLAYPDPGGSKYYWEHVSWENIGRYPTDVVLYSLRAMDKNALMQQVTFARMPAAAAGQVFPWEFSSMDYAAQARTINTLAANLETAHKVV, via the coding sequence ATGACGACCACCCGCCGGACATTCCTCACCGGCAGCCTGGCCGTGGCCGCGACCGGTCTCCTCGCCGCCTGCGGTTCGAGCGGATCGAACCCGGCCGCGAGCGGCGGCGCCTGGTCGTTCACCGACGACCTGGGCACCAAGGTCGATCTCGACGCCCGTCCGGCGCGCATCGCCGGCCTCACCGACGCCGTCGCGTCGCTGTGGAACTACGGGATCACCCCCGCCGCCGCGTTCGGCTACACGGCGATGGCCGACGACGTGAACTTCCGCGGCCGCGACCTCAGCCAGGTCAAGGAAGTCGGCCGGACCTACGGCGAGATCGACATCGAAGCCCTCGCCGCCGCGAAGCCGGACCTGATCCTCACCCACGCCTACCCGGTGGACAGCGCCGGGACCATCGACCGGAACGCGCCGCTGTACGGGTTCAAGGACGTGACCCAGCAGCGGGCCGTCGCCGAGATCGCACCGATCGTGGCGCTCAAGATGGCGGGGTCGGCGACCGGGGTCGTGAATCGAACGGCCGAGCTGGCGCGGGCCCTGGGCACCGAGCCGGCCGCGGCGGGGCGGCAGGACTACGAGAACGCGCGCACCCGGCTGCAGAACGCGGCCGCGAAGGGCCTGACGGTGATGGCCGTCGCCGCCTATCCCGGGGACGGCGTCTACATCGCGAAGGCCGCCGACGACCCGGCCCTGCGCAGCTACACCGAGCTCGGCCTCGCCTACCCCGACCCGGGCGGCTCGAAGTACTACTGGGAGCACGTGAGCTGGGAGAACATCGGCAGGTACCCGACCGACGTGGTGCTGTACTCGCTGCGCGCGATGGACAAGAACGCGCTGATGCAGCAGGTCACGTTCGCGCGGATGCCCGCGGCCGCGGCCGGGCAGGTCTTCCCGTGGGAGTTCTCGTCGATGGACTACGCAGCCCAGGCCCGCACGATCAACACCCTCGCGGCGAACCTCGAAACCGCGCACAAGGTCGTCTGA
- a CDS encoding FecCD family ABC transporter permease, with the protein MAPLTRTAALGARRHIRAATVCLVALGALLLVTAIGLTIGEYPVTLGQLPELLAGGGARIDRHILFDLRLPRAVTGCLAGACLAMAGALTQTISRNPLATPDLLGVTGGASAAAVAVIVSGGGAYRLASGITTLGVPVAALAGGLLAALAVYGFAWRHGVDGFRLVLVGIGCGAVLTALTNWLLILAGINSAAQATVWLVGSISAVSWDQAVPLIVLAALLVPAALTLPRTLAVTQLGDDAAAGLGVRVQTTRLTTIAVAVGLTAAAVAAAGPVGFVALVTPQIMLRLTGGSRPPLVASALGGALLVQAADLLGRTAFGWEVPVGLITAAIGAPYLIWLLLRRR; encoded by the coding sequence ATGGCGCCGCTCACCCGCACCGCCGCCCTCGGCGCGCGCCGGCACATCCGCGCGGCCACGGTGTGCCTCGTCGCGCTCGGCGCGTTGCTCCTGGTCACCGCCATCGGACTGACCATCGGGGAGTACCCGGTCACGCTCGGGCAACTGCCCGAGCTCCTCGCCGGCGGCGGCGCGCGGATCGACCGGCACATCCTGTTCGACCTGCGGCTTCCGCGCGCCGTCACGGGATGCCTCGCCGGCGCGTGCCTCGCCATGGCCGGCGCGCTGACCCAGACGATCTCGCGCAACCCGCTGGCCACGCCCGACCTCCTCGGCGTCACCGGGGGTGCGTCCGCGGCCGCCGTCGCGGTGATCGTCTCCGGTGGTGGCGCCTACCGGCTGGCCAGCGGAATCACCACCCTCGGGGTACCCGTCGCCGCGCTCGCCGGTGGCCTCCTCGCGGCCCTCGCGGTCTACGGCTTCGCCTGGCGCCACGGCGTGGACGGCTTCCGGCTGGTGCTGGTCGGCATCGGGTGCGGCGCCGTCCTCACCGCGCTGACCAACTGGCTGCTCATCCTCGCCGGCATCAACAGCGCCGCCCAGGCGACGGTGTGGCTGGTCGGGTCCATCAGCGCGGTCAGCTGGGACCAGGCCGTCCCGCTGATCGTTCTCGCCGCGCTGCTCGTCCCGGCCGCGCTCACGCTGCCCCGCACCCTCGCGGTCACCCAGCTCGGCGACGACGCGGCCGCCGGGCTCGGCGTGCGCGTCCAGACCACGCGGCTGACGACCATCGCGGTGGCCGTCGGGCTGACCGCCGCGGCCGTCGCCGCCGCCGGGCCGGTCGGCTTCGTCGCCCTGGTGACCCCGCAGATCATGCTGCGGCTCACCGGCGGGTCCCGGCCGCCGCTGGTCGCGTCCGCACTCGGCGGCGCCCTTCTGGTCCAGGCCGCCGACCTGCTGGGCCGCACCGCCTTCGGGTGGGAGGTCCCGGTCGGCCTGATCACCGCCGCGATCGGCGCCCCCTACCTCATCTGGCTGCTCCTCCGACGTCGTTGA
- a CDS encoding iron chelate uptake ABC transporter family permease subunit yields MNAIVSSPPARRTPRRAPVLLMSLLVALAVSVALSLVLGSNDLGLGTAVRVLLHDDGSEAATIVRDLRLPRTTLGVLVGLALGAAGVLMQGHTRNPLADPGLLGINAGAALAVALAAQLFGIGDPRGQVAFGFAGALIATAAVFAIGSSGRQLNAVPMALAGAAVMALLSTFTSLVVLSDNPTLDVYRRWVVGSVSGRDASISVTVLPFVVAGLILAMVNARALNAVSLGEDTARGLGQSVAVSRLVGLAAVTLLAGAATAAAGPIAALGLIVPHAVRAVTGPDHRWLVPCSALAGAVLLLLADVVGRLVAGPAEIPAGITLAVLGGAAFVVIARRTRMAKL; encoded by the coding sequence GTGAACGCGATCGTGTCGTCCCCACCGGCCCGCAGGACGCCGCGCAGGGCACCGGTGCTCCTGATGTCGTTGCTGGTGGCGCTGGCCGTGTCGGTCGCGCTCAGCCTGGTCCTGGGAAGCAACGACCTCGGGCTGGGCACCGCGGTCCGGGTACTGCTGCACGACGACGGCAGCGAAGCGGCCACAATCGTCCGGGACCTGCGCCTGCCCCGCACCACGCTCGGCGTGCTCGTCGGCCTCGCCCTCGGCGCCGCCGGGGTCCTCATGCAGGGGCACACCCGGAACCCGCTGGCCGACCCCGGCCTGCTCGGCATCAACGCGGGCGCCGCGCTCGCGGTGGCACTGGCCGCGCAGCTGTTCGGGATCGGCGACCCGCGCGGGCAGGTGGCGTTCGGATTCGCCGGAGCACTGATCGCCACCGCGGCGGTGTTCGCGATCGGGTCCAGCGGGCGCCAGCTCAACGCGGTGCCGATGGCGCTCGCCGGGGCCGCCGTGATGGCGCTGCTGTCGACCTTCACCTCACTGGTCGTCCTGAGCGACAACCCGACCCTCGACGTCTACCGCCGCTGGGTCGTCGGCTCGGTCAGCGGCCGGGACGCGAGCATCAGCGTCACCGTGTTGCCGTTCGTGGTCGCCGGGCTGATCCTGGCCATGGTCAACGCGCGCGCCCTGAACGCGGTCTCGCTCGGCGAGGACACCGCGCGCGGGCTCGGTCAGTCGGTCGCGGTGAGCCGGCTGGTGGGGCTCGCCGCGGTCACCCTGCTCGCCGGCGCCGCGACCGCCGCCGCGGGCCCGATCGCCGCACTGGGCCTGATCGTCCCGCACGCGGTCCGCGCGGTGACCGGTCCCGACCACCGGTGGCTCGTCCCGTGCTCGGCGCTCGCCGGCGCGGTGCTGTTGCTGCTCGCCGACGTGGTCGGGCGCCTGGTCGCCGGGCCCGCCGAGATCCCGGCCGGAATCACGCTCGCCGTCCTCGGTGGTGCCGCCTTCGTCGTCATCGCCCGGCGCACCCGGATGGCGAAGCTCTGA
- a CDS encoding CehA/McbA family metallohydrolase: protein MNCGVSRRGFLQAASVAGAVTLAPVTFAEAAEGQAETRVLTGRFEPGTADFVYLPVEVPAGVNQLSVVYSYDKPAVPSGTPGNSCDIGIFDNRGTALGGAGFRGWSGGFRDRFTISRTEATPGYLPGDITPGTWYIVLGPYMIAPQGLNYRVEVTLTHGPAGAAYRPNYPPERTRTRGRRWYRGDCHLHTVHSDGKRLPAEVAAGARAAGLDFITSTEHNTSSSHGVWGEFAGDDLLIMLGEEVTTRNGHWLALGLRPGQFVDWRYRSRDGKLPEYQQAVHRSGGLCVAAHPNGPWVASNFKFGYTGFDAVEVWNGPWTWDDEATLADWDNGLVESLRGKGNWVPALGNSDAHSPDNTIGLPQTVVSADALTRDAILAGIKAGRSWIAESAGVDLSLVATGPRGQAAGIGDRLPAGDADKVAVRLDVSGVPNGTVRLITDEGQVFQQSLPASGSGSVTWLTTPAVSAYVRAEVRHRRADGSAGAPAVSPELNFGPMAAMTNPIFLGRA, encoded by the coding sequence ATGAATTGCGGGGTTTCCCGGCGCGGCTTCCTCCAAGCGGCGTCGGTGGCCGGGGCGGTCACGCTCGCGCCGGTGACGTTCGCCGAAGCGGCCGAGGGGCAGGCCGAAACCAGGGTGCTGACCGGCCGGTTCGAACCGGGCACCGCGGACTTCGTCTACCTGCCGGTGGAGGTGCCCGCCGGGGTGAACCAGCTGTCGGTGGTCTACAGCTACGACAAGCCGGCCGTGCCCAGCGGGACGCCCGGCAACTCGTGCGACATCGGCATCTTCGACAACCGCGGCACCGCGCTCGGCGGTGCCGGCTTCCGCGGCTGGTCCGGCGGTTTCCGCGACCGCTTCACGATCAGCCGCACCGAGGCCACCCCGGGCTACCTGCCCGGTGACATCACGCCCGGCACGTGGTACATCGTGCTCGGCCCGTACATGATCGCCCCGCAGGGCCTGAACTACCGCGTCGAGGTGACCCTCACCCACGGCCCCGCGGGCGCCGCGTACCGGCCGAACTACCCGCCCGAGCGGACACGGACCCGCGGCCGCCGGTGGTACCGCGGCGACTGCCACCTCCACACCGTCCACTCGGACGGCAAGCGGCTGCCGGCCGAGGTGGCCGCGGGCGCGCGGGCAGCCGGGCTCGACTTCATCACCTCGACCGAGCACAACACGTCCTCGTCCCACGGCGTCTGGGGCGAATTCGCCGGGGACGACCTGCTGATCATGCTCGGCGAGGAGGTCACCACGCGCAACGGGCACTGGCTCGCGCTCGGTCTGCGGCCCGGCCAGTTCGTCGACTGGCGATACCGGTCCCGGGACGGCAAACTGCCCGAGTACCAGCAGGCGGTGCACCGTTCCGGCGGACTCTGCGTCGCCGCGCACCCGAACGGCCCGTGGGTCGCGAGCAACTTCAAGTTCGGCTACACCGGCTTCGACGCGGTCGAGGTGTGGAACGGCCCGTGGACGTGGGACGACGAGGCCACATTGGCCGACTGGGACAACGGCCTGGTGGAATCCCTGCGTGGCAAGGGGAACTGGGTTCCCGCGCTGGGCAACAGCGATGCGCACAGCCCCGACAACACGATCGGGCTGCCGCAGACCGTCGTCTCCGCCGACGCGCTCACCCGCGACGCGATTCTCGCCGGGATCAAGGCCGGGCGCAGCTGGATCGCCGAATCGGCGGGTGTCGACCTGTCGCTCGTCGCGACCGGGCCGCGCGGCCAGGCCGCCGGGATCGGTGACCGTCTCCCCGCGGGCGACGCCGACAAGGTGGCCGTGCGCCTGGACGTGTCGGGTGTGCCGAACGGAACCGTGCGGCTGATCACCGACGAGGGACAGGTGTTCCAGCAGAGCCTGCCCGCTTCCGGGAGCGGCAGCGTGACGTGGCTGACCACGCCCGCGGTGTCGGCGTACGTGCGTGCCGAGGTGCGTCACCGCCGTGCCGACGGTTCCGCGGGTGCCCCGGCCGTGTCGCCCGAACTGAACTTCGGACCCATGGCGGCGATGACCAACCCGATCTTCCTCGGCCGCGCGTGA
- a CDS encoding LysE family transporter: protein MPRRNGRRGLRPCPGRRPAAGCGAGGKRFACTERHVAVAAGLAALFAAVPVAFTVVRIVGAAYLIYLGVQAIRKRGTIADEEHTTGVPGRRAYLSGLLTNLLNPKVVTFTIAFLPQFIDPALGRVWLQFVILGAIMIAFEFIVDGTVGVLAGRIGGWLRRKHAARRRIEVTSGGIFIGLGIRLAVDH, encoded by the coding sequence GTGCCCCGACGCAATGGCCGCCGGGGGTTGCGGCCGTGCCCCGGCCGGCGACCGGCCGCCGGATGTGGTGCCGGCGGAAAACGGTTCGCCTGCACCGAGCGGCACGTCGCCGTCGCCGCCGGGCTCGCCGCGCTGTTCGCCGCCGTGCCCGTCGCGTTCACCGTCGTCCGGATCGTCGGCGCCGCCTACCTCATCTACCTCGGTGTCCAGGCCATCCGCAAGCGCGGCACCATTGCGGACGAGGAACACACGACCGGTGTCCCGGGGCGCCGCGCCTACCTGTCCGGCCTGCTGACCAACCTGCTCAACCCGAAGGTGGTGACCTTCACGATCGCGTTCCTCCCGCAGTTCATCGACCCGGCGCTGGGCCGGGTCTGGTTGCAGTTCGTGATCCTCGGCGCGATCATGATCGCCTTCGAGTTCATCGTCGACGGCACCGTCGGCGTCCTGGCCGGCCGCATCGGCGGGTGGCTGCGCCGCAAACACGCCGCACGGCGCCGCATCGAGGTCACCAGCGGTGGCATCTTCATCGGCCTCGGCATCCGGCTGGCCGTCGACCACTGA
- a CDS encoding ATP-dependent DNA ligase, which translates to MFLADVVTASAALAATRSRKAKITTLADLLNRADERELPAVVAFLTGRPTQGRIGTGWRTLAELGASPADTANLTVAEVDAVLGEVGAASGSGSARRRARLLAELFTRATEAEQQFLFRLLTGELRQGALEGVMLDGIAAAANVPAEAVRRAFMLSGRLPVTALAAVTGGEAALGRFGLELGRPLRPMLASPAESLGEAVREHPSAIVEYKMDGARIQVHRDGDEVHVYTRTLREITQHVGELVSLVRALPCRSVVLDGETLALADDGRPRPFQETMSRFGSTREEQVRALLLRPYFFDCLHLDGTDLLDKPLRDRNEALRRVAGEHLIPGRSEPSDPDAILAAALDAGHEGVMVKALESPYAAGRRGRAWLKVKPVHTLDLVVLAAEWGHGRRTGYLSNLHLGARDPDGGPPIMVGKTFKGLTDELLAWQTRVFQEIESHRDRWTVYVRPELVVEIELDGAQVSTRYPGGVALRFARVVRYRPDKDPGEADTIDAVRATLRG; encoded by the coding sequence ATGTTCCTCGCCGACGTCGTCACCGCCTCCGCCGCGCTAGCGGCCACCCGCTCACGCAAGGCGAAGATCACGACGCTGGCGGACCTGCTCAACCGCGCGGATGAGCGGGAGCTGCCAGCCGTCGTGGCGTTCCTGACCGGACGGCCCACCCAGGGCCGGATCGGGACGGGGTGGCGCACGCTGGCCGAGCTGGGCGCGAGCCCGGCTGACACCGCGAACCTCACGGTGGCCGAGGTCGACGCGGTCCTCGGTGAGGTGGGTGCCGCTTCCGGCAGCGGATCGGCCCGGCGCCGGGCCCGTCTGCTGGCGGAGCTGTTCACCCGCGCCACCGAGGCCGAACAGCAGTTCCTGTTCCGCCTGCTCACCGGGGAGCTGCGGCAGGGAGCGCTGGAGGGCGTGATGCTGGACGGCATCGCCGCCGCCGCGAACGTGCCGGCCGAGGCGGTCCGGCGCGCGTTCATGCTGTCCGGGCGGCTGCCGGTCACCGCGCTGGCCGCGGTCACCGGTGGCGAGGCCGCGCTCGGGCGGTTCGGGCTCGAGCTGGGGCGTCCGCTGCGGCCGATGCTGGCGTCCCCGGCGGAATCACTCGGCGAGGCGGTGCGCGAGCACCCGTCCGCCATCGTCGAGTACAAGATGGACGGAGCGCGGATACAGGTGCACCGCGACGGCGACGAGGTGCACGTCTACACGAGAACACTGCGGGAGATCACCCAGCACGTCGGCGAGCTGGTGTCGCTGGTGCGCGCACTGCCGTGCCGGTCGGTGGTGCTCGACGGCGAGACGCTCGCGCTGGCCGATGACGGCAGGCCCCGGCCGTTCCAGGAGACGATGAGCCGGTTCGGCAGCACGCGCGAGGAGCAGGTGCGCGCGTTGCTGCTGCGGCCGTACTTCTTCGACTGCCTGCACCTGGACGGCACGGACCTGCTGGACAAGCCGTTGCGGGACCGCAACGAGGCGCTGCGCCGGGTGGCCGGCGAGCACCTCATCCCCGGCCGGTCCGAACCGTCCGATCCGGACGCGATCCTGGCGGCCGCCCTCGATGCCGGGCACGAGGGTGTGATGGTGAAAGCGCTCGAATCGCCGTACGCGGCGGGGCGGCGGGGCCGGGCGTGGCTGAAGGTGAAGCCGGTGCACACGCTCGACCTCGTCGTCCTCGCCGCCGAGTGGGGCCACGGCCGCCGCACCGGTTACCTGTCGAACCTGCACCTCGGTGCCCGGGACCCGGACGGCGGGCCGCCGATCATGGTGGGCAAGACGTTCAAGGGGCTGACCGACGAGCTCCTGGCGTGGCAGACCAGGGTGTTCCAGGAGATCGAGTCCCACCGCGACCGGTGGACGGTGTACGTCCGGCCGGAGCTGGTCGTCGAGATCGAATTGGACGGTGCGCAGGTGAGCACCCGCTATCCGGGTGGCGTCGCACTGCGGTTCGCGCGCGTGGTGCGGTACCGCCCGGACAAGGACCCCGGGGAGGCGGACACGATCGACGCGGTCCGTGCCACGTTGCGCGGATGA